From the Caloenas nicobarica isolate bCalNic1 chromosome 2, bCalNic1.hap1, whole genome shotgun sequence genome, the window GTgtccatttttctgtttgtggcATTTGTAGCCCTCCCTCGTGCCCTGGcgcaattttttttaattaacccACGCGATGCCGGAGCCACAGCTAAGTAGCTTTTCCCTTATGGAAGGTAATGTAGAGTAAGGCTACGTATGATTTGCATATCTCTATACAGAGCAGCGTGTGTGTGATGTGGCTCAGGAGAACCTGGCTGTTCCCTGTGCTCTGGAGACGTTTGTATTCGCACACGCGTCACgtcggggccggggctgctccggATCCCTCCAGCCCTTCACCTACAGAACAATTTACCTGCTCTGATGGTTACATGAGCAGAAAAGAACTTGTTTAGTTGAAAATATGAAACTCAAGTGCTAACTACTTATAAAAATGAGTTGGAAGTTTGGTAATTTTTCTATGCAAAACAATTACTAAATGGGTGAATGCCAAAAGGGTTGTGGTCCCGGAAGGATAATAGAACTGTTTGGGAGGTGCTAATGGGCTTCCAGGCACAAATAACCTATTGCACATTTAAATGGTTTTCAGTCCTAAAGTTCTATTGCGGGGTCTGTCGTTTTGTTGTATTAGGATGTTCATTTGTGAAAGCAGAAGCTCAGAACAGGCTCTAAACTGTCATTTCCAAAAACCCCTCGCAGTTGGTGTGTCATGGAGAAAAGCCTGGTAGTTTGTGAGGTGACCAGAAAGGCAACCAGGAGAATTAATGTCTGAAATGACACTCTCCCTGTGTCTCTTTTGGAAATCTAACTTCTAATATTATCAGCAGTGCATGTACaggcttaaaacaaaacaaatcaaggTGAAGTCCCTGTCGGTGTAAGATCGGAGGGTATTTGTAAGTGTGGTGGTGTCTGTGTACAGAGCACAGGGGAGCGCAGTCCGCAGGGCGGCCAAGCTGCAATCCTTGCGCTTGGCTGCTTTTAAAGATTTCAAGTTACGATTCCATGTGCCATACGTTTACATCCGCGCACTCCTATATTGTATTTCTCACTTCAACAAGCTTTTAAACCGAACACCTGATTTCCTTTACAGTCAGCGTGAAAACGCCGAGCAAGACCCGGAAAACAAGAATACGAATGGTTTACAAAGAACAGTGTCATCGGAATCCACAGACTCAGGTATGGCTTTCTCAGTTAATAAATAGCGagtgaggaaggaaaagcatcaTATCTTTACATTGCTTCCCCTGCAAGCAGCTtccaggctgggcagagaaccAACGTTTCCCACCCGTGATCCCTGCAGCCGCTTCTCACCCTCATGCTCTGGAAAGCAGGCGGGCAAACCATCGCTTGGCGAGCTTCTGCTGGTCGGGTAGTGGTTTGGGTGATGGGTGGGGTGGTcgggttttttttgcttcaatTGTCCTGAGATATGTTGGCAGTTGAGGtaacagggaggaaaaactGGTTCTGCCCCCGTCTGTGGCAGAGAcggcttttttcttttttcctccgTGGCAGAGAcggcttttttcttttttcctccgTGGCAGAGACGGCTTTTTCCTCTGGCTGTGAGGCCGTGGCTGctgccctgtcgtgctctgggCTCCAGCAGGGTGTTTATCACTGCTGTTTTCTGATTGCCCTGATGTTCTGCTCCATCCGGAGGGGCAGCACCTTATCGGGGTGCATCGCCCTCCCTGCGGCAGAGCCGGCTGCGGATGACGGCTCTAGATGTGTTGGGGCCGTGGGCTGAAGAACTGGGAGACAATGGTCGATTCCTCACGGTTGGGGTCCGCCGTGTATCTGCGTTCAGCTCCCGATGGCCCCAGTTTGTGTTTCTGCCCTGTGGAGGGTGACGGCTTTGACAGCGAGTTGTCAGCGTGTGGTTTCTCTCCGTAACCCCAACCTGTGCTAACCCGCTCAGATCCAGGCTCTTGAGCGGGCTTTATCTTgtggtttgggtgggtttttttgtggttttttgttaaCACGAGCTGCTTATTTACCTGAAACCTGAGAAGCTGTATCTTTTAGTCCTggtgcctattttttttttttttcagatgagatGTTTTATCAGTGCAAACGAAATAAGCTATTACCCATAAAACATACCTCGCAAACAACAGAGCAGGATACAGTAACTGAGCTTGCTAAATCTccatttcttggcttttttccttttttcctgtctccaaAGCAGATCTTCAGAGCTTCCAAACCACTTGGGATTAAggtttctgctctgctgagaccgCTACCCTCACATCAGTCAAATTAATTCTTTGTAGTTTGTTTAGCTCGCAGTccctgaagcagcagcaagtcCTGTTGAGATGGTGCAGCGGGTctctggaagctgctggcccgTCACGGGGCTTGGGGACGCGCCACGATACAAACCCCTCGGGAAGCCGTGTTTAAGTCACCTTCGCATCTGACTGTGCTTAAATGCTCTGTAGCTGGGATGTTTTGCATGGTTTGCGCTTATGAAGCGCTTGCTGTTATTTCCAGTCACTAGCACACATTAAGAAGGGCCTTTTGACTACCTTTTTTGGGAACAAGCCCAAAATTTCTTCCCATGAAGAGGTGTAACTAAAAACACGGCTTTAAAAGCCCTAAAGGACTGAGTTGTTTGTTAAGGTGTGTGTATGAGAGAATAAATAAGCCTGGGGTATTCCATGTTCTGTGGCAGCGCTTCGTTCTAGATGACGTATGCAGGGCTAGGGCTGCTTTTTTAATTACTCCTATTGCCCCCAAGCACTAACACTGGATTATCTATGGCCAAACCCAACGGTATGGAGTACCTGTGGCTGTTATTTCCCTCTACACTGAGGTGAGGCTGCAGACGGGACTTTCTGCGTTAGTTCCCTGTCTGAGCTCAGGGTCTTTGAGGAAATCTGTACCAGCGTCCGATACTTCGCATTTCCTGGTTACTGCTTGGTAGAAAACGCCGTCTCTCCTCTCCAGGTTGTGCTTTGGATTCGCCCGATCCCGTGGCCTCGAATGATATCATGGAGGAAACGTACGTAACTATATTCTAAGCCTGACCTGGGCGTTTTGTGTTGCAGCACTAACATGAGCTCACGAGCAGCTTGATGTGGCTTTTCCTTGTCCGGTGTGCGTGCATCAGGCTCTTGTCTCCCAAACCTCTCCTAAAAGTGTGTGCTCTGCAGCCTGAGACACGAGGCTCTGTCTCGTTTGTGTCCCAGAGCGCTTAATGAGCGCTGGGTCTGAGTTAACGTGTTGTAACCAGACGTTGAGCACGACACTGGCGCCTCACCAGCCTGAGGCTGCACCCGCTTGCATGTAAGTTGTAGTTTTCACTTAACGCTTAAATTATAATTTATGCTTGTGGATGCCTTAACTGATGGCAAGTGGTTGCTCTGAGCTCTGAATTTGCCACTCTcaattagattatttttcttctcatcttctgtCCCCAGGGCCGGGGGACAGATGCCCTCGGTCTCTGATTTactgagcttttcttccttcaacCCACCTTCTGGCCTAAACAATGCTGGAGAGAATTGgtgaagagagagggagaagggcTAAGTGTCATCAAGAAGAATCTTGGCTTCTGCTTAGCATAGCACTCCATGACTTAATACAAGGttgatttttaatgtattacCCTTTGGTGCTAACTGGGGGGCATCTCGCTTGCTTTTAGGTTTGAGAAAGCAATTCTTGAATCCAGCAGACTGAAGTGAGTATAATTCTGTTTTAACTTCTCTGTCAGCGACTGTAGCTTACAGAGTTTTACTGGGGGGAAAACAAAGTGACTTTTACTCATGTTACTGTCTTCTAAAACAAACTGTTGAAATAAATCTTGGTTCTTTTTCATTGTAGCATGCGAATGCCTTTCAGAAGGATCCATTCACTGCCAGTAAGTGGAGGTGGTGTTTGCATTGTATAAACGTTAAAGGATTTAGCGTGTTAAGTGTTTTTACTTGGATACATTCCATAACTCGTTAATTTTCTGGCTTCGAGAACAGCTGCTGTGCTACCTAATGAAAACTGTCAAAATTACAGGTTGTAAACTTGAAATCTCATTCACGTTGGGGTGAAATTGCTGTGACGTGGCTTTGTTGCTAATGTGGCAGAAGCGTTTTGGTACCTGTACTGAAGCGTCAGCGTTAAAGACTCCTGCACATAATTTGCACCAATGTGTAGTCAGAGGCCTTACAGTCTTTATTAACCCCTTTCTTGCTTAAAATGTTGTACGAATACCGTATTGCACAATCCTGAACTGGCGCTTTTCTCTGCTCGCCATAGCAAAGCCTCCTGGGATCCAGCCCCGCTCTGAAGAGGAACCATTCCGACTCGCTGGATGGGGACGCTTTTCAGCTCTTGgaacaagaggaaaacaaggagAACGTGAGTGTCGCTCCGCGCAGTGCCCACCCCTCCAGCGGGTGGAAAAGGCGTCTTTACCCTCTGCCGGGCCGTCCTTCGGACACTATAACATTTTGCCTGGATTATCTTGGCAGTGAGGTGCAACAGCACCAATTATAGCAACTGCAAACTGATTATAGGTTAATAAAAATCCAGAAGactgtgctgctctgcctttGTGCTGCTGCACCTGAGTCCTTTCAGGCTGCGGTAAGGGGAGTTGTGTTCTCAGCGCCAGCTTTAGGGAGCTGCGAGGGGTGTCTTCAGAAAGCTCTTGAGATAAATCACCTCGTCTCTTCCCACTGCTGCCATGGGGAGCCCTGGTTCCTTGCAGCACAAACTCCCTTTTGCCAACTTGGTCTGAGaggttttgctgctggaaatgcCATTGGTAGGACGGCGACGGGGCTCTGCACAAGAGCAGGTGTCAGCAGGCTTGGCTGCctttaaaactgatttattcTGCCGAGAAGTTGACTgacaaaagaaatagaaaagccCTCAGCCTGTAGGTGATAACAAGAGGATAAAAGCTTGATGATGTTAAATGAATCACTATTATAGCATATTTAATTTGAGAACATTTGATTCAGGCTATTCCTGTTGGCAGCAGAGAACTTAAATCCAAAACATCAGGTAGTTTTAAAAAACCTAAAGGGATAAAATGGTCCTAGCAGCTTATGCTGTTTGTAGTTTTGGCAAAATGAATCACTTTGCTCCTTTTGAATTCAGGAATCATTTGAGTTTAAGAAGCCAACCAAGCCAGCTTCTCGCAGTTCAGTGCATGTCCGTGACAAAGGTGCTCCTAGGCCAAGGCAGAATTCATCTCCAGCTCCCACGGTAAGTCCAACCCTCTTCTTTGCAACTAATTCTCACCTCATCCTCTGCATACCTGCTGCGTGGGagcaaaaaaaattgcatcATGATTCTAAAACAAGACTCGTTAATCACCACTGTTCACGAGCCAAAGAGGAAAACTGGCCTGTCTGCCAGATGAGGAAGCTCCTCATGTTTGGCTCACGAGGTGGCCAGAAGATGGAAACGTGGATTTTTCTGTGCAAGATGAGTCACGGCAGAGCTGAGGTGCTGCAGTAAGCCAAGGCAGCGTGGATGTCCCTGTGGAATAGAGGAATTTAGTTTGTAATTGTTTTCACTGTCAATAAAGTAGATATTTATATTGAGGCAGATCCGTTAGGAACAATGGAGCCAACTGTGTAGAGGCAACTGAATCTTGTGTCCAGATATGacacacaggaagaaaatattacctTGTTCATATTCTGTTGCttagaaaaagcagctgaaagaacATGATGCTCACAAACAGAGCTGGGGGAAATAAGTCTTGTCTCCGCTCCTTGAATCTGTCAGTCCTTCATCTTGTGCTTATCAACTGTGGAGTTTGTTTATTCACATTCCTGTTGTCACCACCCATATCTCTCCTTTGCACCTTGGCTGGGTGGCTCTTCCAGAGAAGAGGGTTATTGCTTAGTGAGGCTAAtgaggctctgctgctggaggggtCCAGGAGAAGTGCTGGAAAGTGGGGTTTGCTCGTTGGTGTATTGGAGGCGTTGGGACAAGCGCCGTGTTTTCCGCAGCGCGGTGAGCGGCACGGCATCGCCTCTGAGGTGACAGTGTCCCGCGGGAAAGAGAAGTGTTGTTAAAATtaactctttttaaaattaactgtcTCGTCGCAGTCTCCCCTGGGGGAACAGGAGAACTCCCGGCCAGCCTTCCTGCCGCAGtcctctctgccttcctctgaGAGCGAAGATGACGATGGGTTCCTGGAGCTGTTAGACGAGCAAGATTTGAAGGTACGTACAAAGGAAATATGATAAACTTTCCAAAATCAGCTCTGTCTAACGTTGAGAGTCTGCTGACGATGTGTCTGTGGCGCAGGTGTGTGCCAGCAGAAGGCAGGGTGGTAAATCAAGCTGCAAAAAGCGGGGAATCCGAGCAGATGAATTCTCACAGTCTTTCTCAACTCCCGCATTTCCGCGTCTCTATTGTACGCATGCTCTTTCCTAGCGCAGACACCGGGATTTACTCAGGCTGCGAACAGCAGCTTAAGGGTCGCTGCTGTTCCCGTTGGCAGATAGGAGCTGCGTTACTAGAGAGAATTACTTGGACAgttggcatttttctttagaaacttGCTGAAAGAGCTACAGGTGATATTTGCTGTGGAGCCACTTAAATAGAAGACTGTTTCTAACTGAATTTGAAATGCTTAAAGCTTTGGAGGAACATCATTGTCAATCAATCAATGAGTTGATAGAACTTACCTTCTCCAACGTGTCTCGACTTGGTTCCATTATTTCATTGAGAACTGGACTAGTAACTCAGTTAAATTCCTAAACCTGTTCTGGGAGCTGAATTCAACTGGAGTGTTTGCCCCAGCTGTATTTACAGTCCCTGCCCATGCTGAAATACATGAGaatgaactttattttttttcctcagaatgaCGAGGAGGTGCCATCTGACATGTCGAGCCTCTGGACCGCACCGCTGGTCATGAGGAAAACGGACAATCGGGTGAGTGTTCTGGCAAGCACAACAGAGCAGAGACGGGGACTGTGTTCTGCAGCCGTTTTCCCTGCGGGACAAGCGACCTCGCTGTCTCTGATCCCGTATCCCtaaaaccagcaacaaaacaaCATCCGGCACAAACCCCCTTCTGTGTTCTGGTATCTGTTTACCTGGAAAACTTCGTCAGGGTGGAACAACACTcagtgtgtgcatatatatacatatatatatataaaggtaTTAACTTTCTTTTTACAAAATCACCTCATAAATGCAAGAAGATCGTGACTTCCCTTATCAGATACTTGTTGATGTATCTTGAATATGTGTCCCACAGACTCACGTGGGATGCCTGTAGCTCAATCTTCTGACAATAGACTGCTAAGGGAGTTGAGAGTCCAGCAAAAAGCTCCATAATCTGCTGATAGATTGTCTGCTAATTAGTATAAAACACTCTGGCAGCACTTGGTGTTGCTTAGTCCGTGCAGCAAGAATCGAGTgtgactggaaatgcaggtccTGGGTTTGGGTGACCCCCGACATCCTGCTCTTGCTGTGCAGCGGCAGCATCTTCTGCAAGGCAAAATGGTCTGAGGTTTGCTTAGTTTCTAATCCAAATCTTTGCTGGACAACTCTTAACGTCTCTCCTTCCTCGCAGGCCAAACGCTGCCGGCTGTTCGGCTCTTCTTCTCTGCCAAGCGCCGTCGGAAGAACCACCCAGAAAAGGATGGAGAGGTCGCAGGAGGAGGATTCGCCGGGGAAgagcaagaagaggaaaagccTGCCCGGGGTGCCCGCTGAGGATTCCACGGTCGGTGCCTTGGCCCATGATGGTGTGATGGAGAGTTAATTAGGAAAGGATCTAATATAGGTGTCTAGTTAATGAGGGGGAGCTTTTTGAGGTGAATTGCTGACCCAGGAAAACTGCGTTTTCCGTGTGTAGTGGATGGGGTTGCTGGTGCGGGAGTTGCGTGGTCTTGAGCCTGAGTTTTGCCTTAATCCAAAGGGGAAGCTGAGGGGTTGTAGATCAGGGATTCAGAGTGAATTCTGGAGTTTTCTGTTATGTTTTGGGAGAAGGATCTCCCTGCTGTTAGCGCTCAGCACTGATCTCCAACCTCTGTTCCTCCAGAGTTTGAAAATGGTGAAGATGCAATCCTCCACTGCAGAGATTGAAAGCATTTTGGACAGTGACCAGAGAGACCTGATTGGGGACTTCTCAAAGGTAACTCAAGTGATTTAACTGGCCAAGTGTTAATTCAAGTGTTTCAATGGCCTCTCTTTGTAGACATGTCTCAAACCAGCCCAAGCAAAGCACTTTCCTCCTTTAACAAACACTCCCTGTTCAAATTATTTGGAAAGGCTGTCGGTGAGAAGGGTCCTTTTCGAGGTGAGGCACAACGCGAGTCACTTGTGCTTATTCGAAAAGATCTACAAAATTACTTCAGAATAGgagcaaaaaatgaaattctgtccTTGAATTTTGGAATTCTTAGTTTTAACTCTTGAGTTTTGCTGAAGAGATTCTTGTCGATAAAGTAGCTGTTACGAAATTAACAGCTGGACACTCACACGTGGGATTTTCTCAGTTAAATGCTGTCTGTTTTCTAGGGTTATTTATTCCACACTGTCGATGGGAAACAtcaagatttaaaatatatcGACTCGGAAATGGTATGTGTCCCAGGGACAGTAAGAAAAATTCTTTACTGAGGGAGGGGGCAATTagacaaaacccaacacaaaaaTATCTCAAACAACCAcactctctgtttttttcagattgtgTCTGTGCTGACTGGGAAGTTTGCGAGCTTCATTAAGGAATGTGTGATCATTGACTGTAGATACCCGTACGAGTATGAGGGAGGACACATCAAGGTGTGTTGACCCCGTAAGAGCCACGTAGAGTTGTCTGGAGGTGCAAACTGGGGTCACTTGTGGGGCTGCTCTTTGCTAGCGAGTGTCCGAGGCTGTGGGGATGTGACACGGATGAGACAATCAAGAGTCCCACTGGGATTGGAacaggcagtggtggagtcaccatccctggaggggctggacagatggagatgaggttctcaggacatggggcagtgccagggctgggggaacgcttggacttgatgatctcaagGGGCTTTTCCAgcccaaatgattctgtgattcttcctcAAAGGAGGGAATGTTCCACTTCCCTTCAGCAGAGGGTTGGCCTGTGTGGCAAGCAGGGAGATGGTTCCAGAGGAGACTGTAAGACATGCTGTCCAGCATCCTCATATCTAGGGaagctaaaattaaaatattaatgttaatTTAAACCACAGACTTTAAAGAACAAACCACTTTGCCAAACAGAATTGATTTTGAAGTTTGCTGCTTGAGCCAGCTGGCCGGCCCTCGCAAATGCAATGAGACGGGAAGGGAAATCCAATGAGCCACAACCTCTGGCTCTTGAAATGGGCACCCGAAACGGgtccaggctgcccagagtggGCGTTGGACTGTCCGTGATGTTCTGCTGGGGTTTGAGGTCCTGTTCCCGGTGGCTGGAGAGGGTGGATGGGTTCGTTATGCTCCGCTCACTGTGTGGGTTCTGCCGTCACAGGGTGCGGTGAACCTGCACATGGAGGAGGACGTGGAGGAGTTCCTGCTCAAGAAACCCATCCAGCCCTCGGAGAACAAACGCGTGATCATCGTATTCCACTGCGAGTTTTCCTCTGAGCGGGGCCCTCGCATGTGAGTTACCGTGTCCTGCCCTCAGGAGGAACTTGCTGTGCTGGTTGGGAGCGAAGCTTTTGGGGTGGCACCGGTTACTGTGCCCCTTGTTATGCAATTTATCGTGAGTAGATGTTGGTTGTCACCTCTGGCAAGGATGTGACACAAACTATGACGTGAGTGAATTTGGCTGGAATGCCTAgagatggaaagggaaggaaaatcaGTCGGCTGCGGCTTCGCAGCCAGCGCGGTCATCAGCACGTCCCCGATGGGCAGAGCCTGGTTCTGTAAGCCCGGAACGGGGAGTTTTGGGTCAGcgctgtttgtttttgttgttgttggatgTGAGATTTACCGCGGGCTCATTTCCTGCCGCAGGTGCCGGTTTGTGCGGGAGCGGGACCGGCTGGGTAACGAGTACCCCAACCTGCACTACCCCGAGCTCTACGTGCTGAAGGGCGGCTACAAGGACTTCTTCTCCCGGTGCCGCGTAAGTCATGGTCTCTTAAGCTCTCCTCTTGCACTTGGAGAGGAAACAACAGATAAATAACACTGATGTATTCACATTCGATCTCTTTGGAGCGGGGTGGTTTTCCTGGGGtggcttttcctgctgtttctcgGTGCTGTCCCGTACTGAGGGCAGTAACATCGGGCGGCGAGGTCGCCTTCGCTCCTCCGAGCCTGTTCCCTGCGTCTGAGCtctcttgctgctgcagctggaaggTTTTTCCACTTGTCTCAGgagtaaaaaatataaaactggtTTCTGCCCTTTTATAACAAGTTCAGAATGTCATTTGAAGGGGGATTCAGGACAGCTCGGCCCGTGAGGACTGGGCGGGCAGAGAGGCTGGGCAGTAATTGCCATGTAACAACTGCAAACCTGAAGTCTTACACCGTACTAAAATGTAACAGCAACATTGAAAAACTCGAGCTTTGAGTTTTCAGCCTCCaattcagaaaaggaaactcAGAAATGCCCCCAGCTCTCTTCCCAGCATCGTGTGTCTCGTGTCACTTGGTTTCTGCTGTGTTGGCATTTTGGTGGCCGAGATCTCACtctccagctgcttctccctcctgctctccccccATCCAGTCTGTGCCCCAACTGTCACTTtagtccctctccagccccgcacttcacattttctctttgctgacCCTCCTGTTCTGTGATTTGGTGCGTTTTCAGCCAGGTATGAGATACTTGGTGGCAGGGTGGGGCTGTCTGTGGTTtccaggggctgtgctgtgtCTCCTGGCGTTGGGCCGGCTCTGGGGGAATCCCGGTGTTGGTGTGGATGGTTTTTGGCTCCCCTGTGGCAGAGGACACCCGGGTTTTGTCTCTGGTCCCCTCCCGAGGTGGCAGGACCGGGGGCCTCAAGGTGGCAGCACGGACCAGCCGATGGCAGCACGGACCAGCCCACGGCCGCCTCGCcgctctgctgtgttttgtgcCATTTGTGCCAGGCCCCAGGTGCAAATATTCCTCAAATCTGCGCGGTTCGTGGTGGATGCCGGATAGACTGACTGAGCTTGTGTGTCAATGGCTGCCGGAAAATTCGGAGTGAGAGCTGAGGGCTGAAAGTCCTTCAGGTTCCAGCCACCGCTTCTGGAGTTGCTGTATTCTGAATATTGCTGGGGTTTGTGCAGCAGCGGCTCATTTCTccccggaaagggctgtggggcattggaaccggctgcccagggcagtgctggagtcaccatccctggaggggttggacagacggacatgaggttctcaggacatggggcagtgccagggctgggttatggttggactccatgatcttgagagGCTTTTCCAAcgaaatggttctgtgattctctgaaagtcctgcccagggcaggggctctggGTCTGTTTATTTGGGTGGTTGTTTAAATGGCTCCTCCGGGCTCCACTGGTGACTCTCAAGGAGATCGCGGCTCCCGCGACACACCAAACTGAAACCAGCTTCTGTTTCCCCAGAGCTTCTGCGAGCCCCAGAGCTACCGCCCCATGCACCACGAGGACTTCAAGGAAGACTTGAAACGGTTCCGCACCAAAAGCCGGACCTGGGCCGGCGAGAAGAGCAAACGGGAACTGTACAGTCGCCTCAAGAAGCTCTGAGGGCTGAGCCGGGCAAGCGAGGACTGTCTGTGGGTCCCGCTCGGGGTTCCCTCCTCGTCCGGTGGCgctgggggcagcggggacacCCAGCACCCGCGTCCCGCTGGAGGCGGCTCTTGGGAACGATCTCCTCACGCTGCTTCGTGGAAACGGCTTCTCGTCCCTGTCACAT encodes:
- the CDC25A gene encoding M-phase inducer phosphatase 1 — its product is MDPAPGGSRRRRLLLLSPASPASPAVVKSLFPADLSPVSDLRLTMEQLGRGQRENAEQDPENKNTNGLQRTVSSESTDSGCALDSPDPVASNDIMEETFEKAILESSRLNMRMPFRRIHSLPQSLLGSSPALKRNHSDSLDGDAFQLLEQEENKENESFEFKKPTKPASRSSVHVRDKGAPRPRQNSSPAPTSPLGEQENSRPAFLPQSSLPSSESEDDDGFLELLDEQDLKNDEEVPSDMSSLWTAPLVMRKTDNRAKRCRLFGSSSLPSAVGRTTQKRMERSQEEDSPGKSKKRKSLPGVPAEDSTSLKMVKMQSSTAEIESILDSDQRDLIGDFSKGYLFHTVDGKHQDLKYIDSEMIVSVLTGKFASFIKECVIIDCRYPYEYEGGHIKGAVNLHMEEDVEEFLLKKPIQPSENKRVIIVFHCEFSSERGPRMCRFVRERDRLGNEYPNLHYPELYVLKGGYKDFFSRCRSFCEPQSYRPMHHEDFKEDLKRFRTKSRTWAGEKSKRELYSRLKKL